DNA sequence from the Betaproteobacteria bacterium genome:
GAGGCGGCGCGCGAGTTAGGGGTAATGATGTGACCTACCTCCTCGACGCCAACGTCTTCATACAAGCCAAGAACCTGCACTACGGGCTGGACTTCTGCCCCGCATTCTGGGACTGGCTGATCGACAACAGAGCGGCGGATCGCGTGTTCAGCATCGACAAAGTGGCGGACGAGATCGCGGCCGGAGCGGACGAGCTGACCGATTGGATGCGTGGGCGTGGCACCGACCTCTTCGTGCGGACTGGCCCATCGGTCGCGGCGAAGTTCGGCGCTGTCAGCATGTGGGCGACGCAGCAACAGTACGAGCCGGCAGCCATCAGTACCTTCTTGCAGGTGGCCGACTTCTACTTGATTGCGCACGCCCTTGCAGATGGGCACATCGTGGTGACTCACGAAGTGCCTGCCAACTCCGTCAAGCGCATCAAGATCCCAAATGTCTGCATCGGCCTGGGCGTTCGATTCATGACACCCTACGAGATGTTGCGGCGAGAGCGCGCCCGCTTTGTACTGGGCCGTGGTGAAGTTGTGACATGAGTTCGGGCTTCACCGAATCTGTCGTTGAAGAGGCTGGCCTCGCTTTGCTTGAGGCCGGCGGCTGGCATGTCCGCAACGGCGCCGAGATCGCCCTGGGCGAACCTGCGGCCGAGTCGCGCGGGCCAACGATCAGCCGGGCGTCTTGCGCATGACTTTGAGCAAATATACTCTGCGTATTGAGTAAACCGTAGCTTCTCCCGATGACCTTCCAGCGCCCGCAAGGCGCCACTCTCTCCGAACGCCTGGCCGAGCCCCGCCACCACCTGCAGATGGTGGCGGGGCCGCGGCAGGTGGGCAAGACGACTCTGGTGCAACAGGTGGTCGAGTCAGCGGGCATCCCGGTGCGCAGCGCCAGCGCCGACGAGCCCACCTTGCGAGGGCTGCAGTGGATCGAGCAGCAGTGGCAGGCGGCGCGTCTCGCGGCGGCCGAGGCCGACACGACGGGCGCGGTGCTGGTGCTCGACGAGATCCAGAAGATCCCGAACTGGTCGGAGTCGGTCAAGCGTCTGTGGGACGAGGACACGCGCAAACGTGTGCCGCTGAAGGTGGTGCTACTCGGCTCGGCGCCGCTGCTGGTGGCGCAGGGGCTCACCGAGAGCCTGGCCGGGCGCTTCGAGCTCCTGCACCTGCCGCACTGGTCGTTTGCGGAGATGCGCGCGGCCTTCGGCTTCACCCTCGATCAATACCTCTTCTACGGCGGCTATCCGGGCGCGGCGCCGCTCGTGCGCGAACCGCAGCGCTGGGCGCGCTACATCGCCGATAGCCTGATCGAAACCTCGATCTCGCGCGACGTGCTGCTGCTAACGCGCGTGGATAAGCCCGCGCTGCTGCGGCGGCTGTTCGAACTTGCCTGCCGCTACTCCGGGCAGGCGCTTTCGTACACGAAGATGCTCGGGCAGTTGCACGACGCCGGCAACGCCACCACGCTGGCGCATTACCTGGAACTTCTTGGCGGCGCGGGCCTGGTCGTCGGCCTTCAGAAGTACGCCGGGGATATCGCCCGCAGCCGCGGGTCCAGTCCCAAGCTGCAGGTGCTCAACACGGCGCTGCTTACGGCCCAGTCCGGACTGTCACTGACCGAGGCCCGCGGCGATGGCGAGTTCTGGGGCCGGTTGGTGGAATCGGCGGTCGGCGCGCACCTGGCCAACGCTGCGGCAGGCGGAGAGTTCGAGCTCTACTACTGGCGCGAGCGCAATCAGGAGGTGGACTTCGTCGTGAAGGCCGGACGCCGGCTGGCGGCGATCGAAGTCAAGAGTG
Encoded proteins:
- a CDS encoding ATP-binding protein, which codes for MTFQRPQGATLSERLAEPRHHLQMVAGPRQVGKTTLVQQVVESAGIPVRSASADEPTLRGLQWIEQQWQAARLAAAEADTTGAVLVLDEIQKIPNWSESVKRLWDEDTRKRVPLKVVLLGSAPLLVAQGLTESLAGRFELLHLPHWSFAEMRAAFGFTLDQYLFYGGYPGAAPLVREPQRWARYIADSLIETSISRDVLLLTRVDKPALLRRLFELACRYSGQALSYTKMLGQLHDAGNATTLAHYLELLGGAGLVVGLQKYAGDIARSRGSSPKLQVLNTALLTAQSGLSLTEARGDGEFWGRLVESAVGAHLANAAAGGEFELYYWRERNQEVDFVVKAGRRLAAIEVKSGRAPQAHRGTAAFAAAFKPSRSLLVGGDGIELGEFLSRPARHWISG
- a CDS encoding DUF4411 family protein; its protein translation is MTYLLDANVFIQAKNLHYGLDFCPAFWDWLIDNRAADRVFSIDKVADEIAAGADELTDWMRGRGTDLFVRTGPSVAAKFGAVSMWATQQQYEPAAISTFLQVADFYLIAHALADGHIVVTHEVPANSVKRIKIPNVCIGLGVRFMTPYEMLRRERARFVLGRGEVVT